From the Lampris incognitus isolate fLamInc1 chromosome 6, fLamInc1.hap2, whole genome shotgun sequence genome, one window contains:
- the trabd gene encoding traB domain-containing protein translates to MDQDNNSEDDSVGQSEDPSEEEMLSLPPGLSDAEAVELLWQVRAQRRQSSPDLPETVSQLTAPDGSLLYLVGTAHFSDSSKKDVAMTIRAVQPDVVVVELCQYRVSMLKMDENTLLREAKDINLEKVQQAIKQNGVMSGLMQILLLKVSAHITEQLGMAPGGEFREAFKEAGKVPFCKFHLGDRPIPVTFKRAIAALSLWQKARLAWGLCFLSDPISKEDVEKCKQKDLLEQTMSEMIGEFPALHQTIVAERDIYLTHTLRQATRCVEAPFNAQKVPAVVVGVVGMGHVPGIERNWDKQLNIHEIMSVAPPSRFSWVLCAFIKGAMMGMLGYACYRAGGGVGRALLSLPAVQSLLENLRPPPA, encoded by the exons ATGGATCAAGACAACAACTCTGAG GATGACTCAGTCGGTCAATCAGAGGATCCTTCAGAAGAGGAAATGCTTAGCCTCCCTCCAGGGCTTT CGGATGCTGAGGCAGTTGAGCTGCTATGGCAGGTGCGAGCTCAACGGCGTCAATCATCTCCCGATCTCCCTGAGACAGTGTCTCAGCTCACTGCTCCTGATGGTAGCCTGTTGTACCTGGTGGGCACTGCCCATTTCAGCGACAGTAGCAAGAAGGATGTGGCCATG ACGATCCGCGCGGTGCAGCCAGATGTAGTGGTGGTAGAGCTGTGCCAGTACAGGGTGTCAATGTTGAAGATGGATGAAAATACGCTACTGAGAGAAGCCAAAGACATCAACTTGGAAAAGGTCCAGCAGGCCATCAAACAG AACGGAGTGATGTCTGGCCTGATGCAGATTCTACTGCTGAAAGTTTCAGCTCACATCACAGAGCAGTTGGGCATGGCTCCTGGAGGAGAGTTCAGGGAGGCCTTCAAAGAG GCTGGAAAGGTGCCCTTCTGTAAATTCCACTTAGGAGACAGACCCATCCCTGTAACATTCAAGAGAGCCATCGCTGCCCTCAGTCTGTGGCAAAAGGCCCGTCTGGCTTGGGGTCTTTGCTTCCTGTCAGACCCTATTAG TAAAGAAGATGTAGAGAAGTGCAAACAGAAAGACCTGTTGGAGCAGACCATGTCAGAGATGATTGGCGAGTTCCCTGCGCTCCACCAGACTATAGTTGCCGAAAGAGACATCTACCTCACGCACACGCTCCGCCAGGCTACACGCTGTGTGGAGGCCCCCTTTAACGCCCAGA AAGTGCCTGCTGTGGTGGTGGGAGTGGTGGGGATGGGTCATGTCCCTGGCATAGAAAGAAACTGGGACAAGCAGCTTAACATTCATGAGATCATGag cGTCGCACCCCCCTCACGTTTCAGCTGGGTGCTGTGTGCATTCATAAAGGGTGCTATGATGGGAATGCTGGGTTATGCCTGCTACCGTGCCGGAGGGGGTGTAGGTAGAGCCTTGCTGTCTTTACCTGCTGTTCAGTCACTACTAGAAAATCTCCGGCCACCCCCTGCTTGA